One window from the genome of Osmerus mordax isolate fOsmMor3 chromosome 19, fOsmMor3.pri, whole genome shotgun sequence encodes:
- the LOC136963131 gene encoding tyrosine-protein kinase receptor UFO-like encodes MSCLCRWRVPLIITFLIDICEVLPVPVLRFVSNPENLTSSLGKPVEARCSLRGDGGLVEPPDVVWLRNGETVEYADTNQVQIPVGDGSWLTMSELRIDNVALSDIGRYRCMATVGLHDVLSQEGRIQLEGIPHFSVEPGDISKEANSLFSLQCSAHGPPEPVRIIWLQNGEPLNTLQDPLSLSPSSLNVTGLNQTSRFSCEAHNSRGVATSATGSVTVIPSQAQRLRAAEATQSSLLLSWEPGFGGVYPVTVCSIQAARSVSTAQGRQLFHNRNVNLPPALHLLPRLQAYSSYDVRVSCRSSQGAAPWTPWVTLLTSEGVPEEAPATVQALFNGTQVRLNWTEPPGRLNGPLEEYRVEYKTSNMSQAMVEPAKRSQLVLPVSGLLETVTLRVCACTRAGCGPWSPAHTLQHSQPGVSPHQVFSWHWWYVVMLVAVTLSLIGFLAAYVVMSRHRQTCFGKEFYPLRNNGDFVVRYSARRSYNRQTNQATLNSLVISDELKHKLQDVMVDRHKLTLGKTLGEGEFGSVVEGLLVHGEAVLRVAVKTMKISICSRPEMEDFLREAACMKEFDHPNVMRLVGVCLQTVDRGHYPTPVVILPFMKHGDLHSFLLYSRLGDSPLPLSCQMLVKFMTDIARGMEYLSNKRFIHRDLAARNCMLNENMTVCVADFGLSKKIYNGDYYRQGNISKMPVKWIAIESLADRVYTTKSDVWSFGVTMWEIATRGQTPYPGVENSEIYDYLRQGNRLKQPLSCSDDIYCLMFSCWRLSPKDRPGFGALRGALEQALEQIPEQDEDLLYVNMEEPGTLLGAVGGWEPSGLPLASWRRGCQAAGEPEVGRYVLGPLRQVQPPSLDESQDSLSWMWSSSNTTLQLQASPSFTPPSSLTLAGQEGEEGRATSRK; translated from the exons ATGAGCTGCCTTTGCAGATGGAGAGTGCCGCTAATTATCACCTTTCTCATTGATATCTGTGAAGTTCTTCCTGTTCCAG TGCTCCGGTTCGTGAGTAACCCTGAAAACCTGACCTCGTCCCTGGGGAAGCCCGTGGAGGCAAGATGTTCCCTCCGCGGGGACGGAGGGCTCGTGGAGCCCCCAGACGTTGTGTGGCTCAGGAATGGAGAGACGGTGGAATACGCCGACACAAACCAAGTCCAGATCCCTGTAGGGGACGGGAGCTGGCTTACGATGAGTGAACTCAG AATTGACAATGTGGCGCTATCAGACATCGGAAGATACCGTTGCATGGCAACGGTGGGTCTGCATGACGTCCTGTCTCAGGAAGGTCGTATCCAGCTGGAGG GGATTCCTCATTTCTCTGTGGAGCCTGGCGATATTAGCAAGGAGGCTAACAGCCTCTTCAGCCTGCAGTGTTCTGCTCACGGCCCACCAGAACCTGTAAGGATCATCTGGCTGCAGAACGGAGAACCTCTCAACACCCTGCAagaccccctctccctgtctccctcctctctgaacGTCACGG GCCTCAACCAGACCAGCAGGTTCTCCTGTGAGGCCCACAACAGTAGAGGGGTTGCAACCTCCGCAACAGGCTCAGTCACAG tgatccCCTCCCAGGCTCAGAGGCTGCGGGCGGCCGAGGCCACCCAGTCGTCCCTGCTGCTGTCCTGGGAGCCGGGCTTCGGGGGCGTGTACCCCGTGACTGTGTGCTCCATCCAG GCCGCCCGGTCTGTCTCCACCGCCCAGGGAAGACAGCTGTTCCACAACCGGAACGTGAACTTGCCTCCcgccctgcacctcctcccccgGCTGCAGGCCTACAGCTCGTACGACGTGAGGGTTTCCTGCCGGAGCAGCCAGGGGGCGGCCCCATGGACCCCCTGGGTGACCCTGCTCACCTCAGAGGGAG TACCAGAGGAGGCACCAGCCACCGTGCAGGCTCTGTTTAACGGAACCCAAGTCCGCCTGAACTGGACGGAGCCGCCAGGCCGGCTGAACGGGCCGCTGGAGGAGTACAGAGTCGAGTACAAAACCAGCAACATGTCCCAG gcCATGGTTGAGCCTGCCAAGCGGTCACAGCTGGTCCTGCCCGTCTCGGGGCTCCTGGAGACGGTGACCCTGCGAGTGTGTGCCTGCACCCGGGCCGGGTGTGGTCCCTGGAGCCCTGCCCACACCCTCCAGCACAGCCAGCCTG GTGTGTCTCCTCACCAGGTGTTCTCCTGGCACTGGTGGTATGTGGTCATGCTTGTGGCTGTCAcgctgtctctgattggcttcCTTGCTGCGTACGTCGTGATGTcacgacacagacagacatgttttGG gaAGGAGTTTTACCCTCTGAGGAATAACGGAGACTTTGTGGTCCGATACAGCGCTCGACGCTCCTACAATCGGCAGACGAACCAAGCCACGT TGAACAGTCTGGTCATCAGTGATGAGTTGAAGCACAAGCTGCAAGATGTGATGGTGGACAGACACAAACTGACCCTGGGGAAGACActaggagagg GGGAGTTTGGCTCGGTGGTGGAGGGCCTGCTGGTGCATGGAGAGGCGGTTCTCAGAGTGGCCGTGAAAACCATGAAGA tctcCATCTGCTCTCGTCCAGAGATGGAGGACTTCCTCAGGGAGGCTGCGTGTATGAAGGAGTTTGACCACCCCAACGTGATGAGACTCGTTG gagtgtgtctgCAGACCGTTGACAGGGGGCACTACCCGACCCCGGTGGTCATCCTGCCCTTCATGAAGCACGGAGACCTGCACAGCTTCCTGCTCTACTCACGCCTGGGGGACAGTCCTCtg CCGCTGTCCTGCCAGATGCTGGTGAAGTTCATGACAGACATTGCGCGGGGGATGGAGTACCTGAGCAACAAGAGATTCATCCACAGAGATCTGGCCGCTCGAAACTGCAT GTTGAATGAAAACATGACCGTGTGTGTGGCCGACTTTGGCCTCTCTAAGAAGATCTATAATGGAGACTACTACAGACAGGGGAACATCTCCAAGATGCCCGTCAAATGGATCGCCATCGAGAGTCTGGCCGACAGAGTCTACACAACTAAGAGTGATGTG TGGTCGTTTGGTGTGACCATGTGGGAGATCGCCACGCGTGGCCAGACCCCCTACCCTGGGGTGGAGAACAGCGAGATCTACGACTACCTGAGGCAGGGGAACCGCCTCAAACAGCCCCTGAGTTGCAGTGACGACAT CTACTGCCTAATGTTCTCCTGCTGGCGGCTGAGCCCTAAGGATCGTCCGGGGTTTGGCGCTCTACGCGGTGCCctggagcaggccctggagCAGATCCCAGAGCAGGACGAGGATCTGCTCTACGTCAACATGGAGGAGCCGGGGACCCTGCTTGGGGCCGTGGGGGGCTGGGAGCCCTCTGGACTCCCCCTGGCGTCTTGGAGGAGGGGCTGCCAGGCTGCTGGAGAGCCCGAGGTGGGGCGCTACGTTCTGGGCCCGCTACGTCaggtccagcccccctccctggatGAGTCCCAGGACAGCCTGAGCTGGATGTGGTCCTCGTCCAACACCACCCTGCAGCTGCAGGCCTCACCCTCCTTCacgcccccatcctccctcaccctggctgggcaggagggcgaggagggcaGGGCAACCTCCAGGAAATGA
- the slco2b1 gene encoding LOW QUALITY PROTEIN: solute carrier organic anion transporter family member 2B1 (The sequence of the model RefSeq protein was modified relative to this genomic sequence to represent the inferred CDS: inserted 1 base in 1 codon; deleted 1 base in 1 codon) has product MVAHHPQVCRRRGLFNSIKFFVLCHGLLQLAQLLVSGYLKSSISTIERRYGFSSQKSGVLAAFNEVGNTVLIVFVSFFGSRVHRPRFIGGGALVASMAALIMALPHFLSGHYEYTDGISTGKDNSSGLCQLSHVFSTSESNQSCLQQESAGQRGVFPILLLGQLLLGIGTVPIQPFGISYIDDYASKRNSPLYLGILLAATSIGPAFGFMMGSFMLRFYVDFDKLPNGVVPLDRGDLRWVGAWWLGFLVASCLLFLTSLPYLFFPREMSKEETADESVESRTETLEKTPLPHAAQEVTLAHFLKSFPRIALRTLRNPVFLLVVLAQVHLAAMVSGLXTFMAKFIERQFTQTVSFSTMMIGGVNIPLAVLGTVLGGLLMRRAEDLCDAARPACAHGGILLCMLSALPLLSHWLLNSEGRWASTPRRPL; this is encoded by the exons ATGGTGGCCCATCACCCCCAGGTCTGCAGGCGCAGGGGCCTGTTCAACAGCATCAAG ttcttTGTGCTGTGTCATGGCCTGCTCCAACTGGCCCAGCTCCTGGTGTCTGGCTATCTGAAGAGCTCCATCTCCACCATCGAGAGACGCTATGGCTTCTCCAGCCAGAAGTCTGGCGTCCTGGCCGCCTTCAACGAG GTGGGGAACACAGTGTTGATCGTGTTCGTGAGTTTCTTCGGCAGCAGGGTACATCGGCCTCGCTTCATCGGGGGCGGGGCTCTGGTGGCCAGCATGGCCGCCCTGATCATGGCCCTGCCTCACTTCCTCAGCGGACACTACGAGTACACAGATGGCATCAGCA CCGGTAAGGACAACAGCTCAGGACTCTGCCAGCTGAGCCACGTGTTCTCCACGTCCGAGTCCAACCAGAGCTGCCTGCAGCAGGAGAGTGCTGGTCAGCGAGGCGTGTTCCCCATCCTGCTGCTCGGACAGCTGCTCCTCGGGATAGGAACCGTGCCCATCCAGCCATTCGGTATCTCCTACATCGACGATTACGCCAGCAAGAGGAACTCGCCTCTATATCTGG GCATTCTATTGGCGGCGACATCGATCGGTCCAGCCTTCGGGTTTATGATGGGGTCATTCATGTTGCGGTTTTATGTTGACTTCGACAAGCTGCCAAATG GTGTGGTCCCGCTCGACAGGGGGGACCTGCGCTGGGTGGGCGCCTGGTGGCTAGGCTTCCTGGtcgcctcctgcctcctcttcctcacctcgcTGCCTTACCTCTTCTTCCCTAGAGAGATGTCCAAAGAG GAGACCGCAGACGAGAGCGTGGAGTCCAGGACAGAGACCCTGGAGAAGACACCGCTGCCTCACGCAGCCCAGGAAGTCACGCTGGCCCACTTCCTCAAAA gtttCCCCAGGATCGCCCTGCGGACCCTGCGTAACCCTGTGTtcctgctggtggtgctggctCAGGTGCACCTGGCGGCGATGGTGTCCGGCC GCACCTTCATGGCCAAGTTCATCGAGCGGCAGTTCACCCAGACGGTCTCCTTTTCCACCATGATGATAG GAGGAGTGAACATC CCCCTGGCCGTGCTGGGCACCGTGCTGGGAGGGCTGTTGATGAGGAGGGCTGAGGATCTCTGTGATGCGGCGCGGCCCGCATGTGCACACGGCGGCATCTTGCTGTGCATGCTGAGCGCCCTGCCCCtcctttctcattggctgctCAACTCAGAAGGTCGCTGGGCATCTACCCCAA ggcgTCCTCTTTAG
- the serpinf1 gene encoding pigment epithelium-derived factor — MRKTILLMCLGALLCFSDAQLLDEEEAGGEEEPHVELFTTARTKMAAATSDFGYNLFRALASQDPKANVFLAPISVSEVMTQLAMGASERAQRQLFRALRYHSLQDPQLHQTLKELLRSVSGPRKGLSTAARIYLARRIRVKPEFFSLVEKQYGVRPKAMVGGAKDMKDINDWVKQQTGGLVERLLSKPLGRSPGVIPVSAAHFKGKWMTRFSQTGKMQNFQLDGEAPVSIPMMQQENYPVKMGIDSDLSCTIAQIQMQDDVSMFVFLPDDVTQNMTLLEESLTAEFVQDLSMNLPALQVDLTLPVLKLSSSTDLLPLLPDLGLSDWLAETDLEKITAQAAKLSSVNHKVVMEMAPEGAQYAGLTPPAHRLLVRVDRPFLFLVRDEASGALLLMGRVVNPKDLRI, encoded by the exons atgAGGAAGACGATCTTGTTGATGTGTTTGGGAGCTCTCCTCTGCTTTTCTGACGCCCAGTTG ctggacgaggaggaggcgggaggggaggaggagccacATGTGGAGCTGTTCACCACGGCCAgaaccaagatggccgccgccaCCTCCGACTTCGGCTACAACCTGTTCCGTGCCCTCGCCAGCCAGGACCCCAAAGCCAACGTGTTCCTGGCGCCCATCAGCGTCTCTGAAGTGATGACTCAGCTAGCCATGG gagcGTCTGAGCGCGCTCAGAGGCAGCTGTTCCGGGCGCTGAGGTACCACAGCCTCCAGGATCCCCAGCTCCACCAGACCCTGAAGGAGCTGCTGCGCTCCGTCAGCGGGCCCCGCAAGGGCCTCAGCACCGCTGCCAGGATCTACCTGGCCCGCC ggatccGTGTAAAGCCGGAATTCTTCAGCCTGGTGGAGAAGCAGTACGGTGTTCGGCCCAAGGCCATGGTGGGCGGGGCTAAGGACATGAAGGACATCAATGATTGGGTGAAACAGCAGACAGGCGGGTTGGTGGAGCGTCTCCTGTCCAAGCCGCTTGGCAGGAGCCCTGGGGTCATCCCCGTATCGGCCGCACACTTCAAAG gtaaatGGATGACTCGATTCAGTCAGACTGGAAAGATGCAGAACTTCCAGCTGGATGGAGAAGCTCCTGTCAGCATTCCCATGATGCAGCAGGAGAACTACCCTGTTAAGATGGGCATAGACTCTGACCTGAGCTGCACT atcgcCCAGATCCAGATGCAGGATGACGTCAGCATGTTTGTGTTCCTCCCCGATGACGTGACCCAGAACATGACCCTACTGGAGGAGTCTCTGACAGCAGAGTTTGTGCAGGACCTGTCCATGAACCTCCCTGCGCTGCAGGTGGACCTCACTCTGCCCGTCCTCAAGCTCAGCTCCTCCACAGACCTGCTGCCCCTGCTGCCTGACCTGG gTCTGTCTGATTGGTTGGCAGAGACGGATCTGGAGAAGATCACCGCCCAGGCAGCCAAGCTCAGCAGTGTCAATCACAAGGTTGTCATGGAGATGGCTCCCGAGGGCGCTCAGTACGCCGGCCTCACGCCCCCCGCCCACAGGCTGTTGGTCCGCGTGGACCGCCCCTTCCTGTTCCTGGTCCGAGACGAGGCCTCGGGAGCCTTGCTGCTCATGGGCCGCGTGGTGAACCCTAAGGATCTGcggatataa